One Chitinophaga sp. H8 DNA window includes the following coding sequences:
- a CDS encoding ATP-binding protein: MKRIVVIGPESTGKSTLSEKLAAHYQTVWVPEYARQYLEELPRPYEKEDLLHIAQGQQQLENRMKAQANRLLICDTDLYVLKVWSEHKYGDCDPQILQQIAAQPCDLYLLTYIDIPWQDDPQREYPDPTMRNYFYHIYRDIVMQSGTPWADIRGSYQEREQLGIAAIDALEQGER; the protein is encoded by the coding sequence ATGAAAAGAATTGTAGTAATAGGGCCTGAGTCAACAGGAAAAAGTACACTCAGCGAAAAGCTGGCAGCACATTACCAAACGGTGTGGGTACCGGAGTATGCCCGCCAGTACCTGGAAGAGTTGCCCAGGCCTTATGAAAAGGAGGACCTGCTACATATTGCGCAGGGACAACAGCAGCTGGAAAACAGGATGAAAGCGCAGGCCAATCGCCTGCTGATATGTGATACGGACCTGTATGTGCTGAAAGTATGGAGTGAGCATAAATATGGCGATTGCGACCCACAGATATTACAGCAGATTGCCGCACAGCCCTGTGATCTTTATCTGCTAACCTATATAGATATACCCTGGCAGGACGACCCACAGCGCGAGTATCCAGACCCCACCATGCGTAATTATTTCTATCATATTTACCGGGATATTGTGATGCAGTCGGGTACCCCCTGGGCAGATATCCGTGGCAGTTACCAGGAACGGGAACAGCTGGGTATTGCTGCTATAGATGCCCTTGAGCAGGGCGAAAGATAA
- a CDS encoding arsenate reductase family protein: MKKIYHLSTCSTCKKILDTIAATEHGFVLQDIKTEKITPAQLKEMHALAGSYEALFSRRSQKYRPMGLHEKALTEKDYHDLILEEYTFLKRPVAIIGKQIFIGNDKKTVAALTVAAKK; this comes from the coding sequence ATGAAAAAAATATATCATCTTTCTACCTGTAGCACCTGCAAAAAGATTCTGGACACCATTGCCGCCACGGAGCATGGATTTGTGTTGCAGGATATTAAAACAGAAAAGATTACTCCTGCCCAGCTGAAGGAGATGCATGCGCTGGCGGGCAGTTACGAAGCTTTGTTTAGCCGCCGTTCTCAAAAATACCGGCCAATGGGATTGCATGAAAAAGCGCTTACGGAAAAGGATTACCATGATCTGATACTGGAAGAGTACACATTTTTAAAACGGCCGGTAGCCATCATTGGTAAGCAGATCTTTATAGGAAATGATAAGAAAACGGTAGCAGCGCTGACTGTTGCCGCAAAAAAATAA
- a CDS encoding L-threonylcarbamoyladenylate synthase, translated as MLLQVHPLNPNPRHLKTIVECLKDGGVIIYPTDTVYGMGCDITQHKAVERIARIKQIDPKKANFSFICNDLSHLSDYAKSVDTPVFRMLKKALPGPYTFILPASKMVPKLLKTKKDTVGIRVPDNLICRTIVSELGNPLMSTTLPIEDYVEEYTDPEIIYEKFGKIVDIVVDGGPGGMAFSTVVDCTGPVPELIREGAGSWDAIL; from the coding sequence ATGCTGCTGCAGGTACATCCACTCAATCCAAATCCACGTCATCTTAAAACAATTGTTGAATGCTTAAAAGATGGCGGGGTCATTATATATCCTACCGATACTGTATATGGTATGGGATGTGATATCACACAGCATAAAGCAGTAGAGCGTATTGCACGCATCAAGCAGATAGATCCTAAAAAGGCAAATTTTTCATTCATCTGCAATGATCTGAGCCATTTGTCGGACTACGCTAAAAGTGTGGATACGCCTGTTTTTCGTATGCTGAAGAAGGCCTTGCCGGGGCCTTATACTTTTATTTTGCCGGCCAGTAAAATGGTACCCAAATTGCTGAAAACAAAAAAGGATACGGTAGGTATCCGTGTGCCGGACAACCTGATTTGCCGCACGATTGTAAGCGAGCTGGGTAATCCGCTGATGAGCACCACGCTGCCCATTGAGGATTATGTGGAAGAATATACCGACCCGGAGATTATTTATGAGAAATTTGGTAAGATCGTAGATATAGTGGTAGATGGTGGTCCCGGTGGGATGGCTTTTTCTACCGTAGTAGATTGTACCGGTCCAGTACCTGAGTTGATCAGGGAAGGTGCCGGTAGCTGGGATGCAATACTTTAA
- a CDS encoding 3-keto-5-aminohexanoate cleavage protein, which translates to MLQVALNGRRSRTESRFVPLTTPAIVQDIQLCVQAGVTSVHFHVRDKAGNESLRAADVAAQLLAIREAVPGIPLGISTGEWITPGERLQHIERWEVIPDFVSVNFGEPDHLEIAQAVLAKEIGIEAGVNHLSAAHNLIRSGLLPQCFRILLEPEEEELGKAIQTVIAIEALLSAHLTSRQSLLLHGTGYTCWPLLELAGSKGYQARIGLEDILYLPGGHEPVDNVTMVQYALRRSY; encoded by the coding sequence ATGTTACAGGTAGCACTTAATGGAAGAAGGAGCAGGACAGAGAGCCGGTTTGTACCGCTCACTACCCCTGCCATTGTGCAGGACATTCAGTTATGTGTACAGGCAGGAGTTACCTCTGTGCATTTCCATGTACGGGATAAAGCCGGTAATGAGTCATTACGGGCAGCAGATGTGGCCGCACAGTTGTTGGCTATCCGGGAAGCAGTGCCGGGTATCCCGCTGGGTATCAGTACCGGTGAGTGGATAACCCCCGGAGAGCGGTTACAGCATATTGAGCGCTGGGAAGTGATACCGGATTTTGTATCGGTGAACTTTGGGGAGCCGGATCACCTGGAAATTGCCCAGGCAGTATTGGCTAAAGAAATAGGCATTGAAGCAGGAGTTAATCATTTGTCTGCCGCCCATAATCTTATCAGGTCGGGATTATTGCCCCAATGCTTTCGCATATTACTGGAACCGGAGGAAGAAGAGCTGGGGAAAGCCATACAAACGGTGATAGCGATAGAGGCTTTATTATCAGCCCACCTGACCAGCCGGCAATCATTGCTGTTGCACGGAACAGGCTATACTTGCTGGCCATTGCTGGAGCTGGCGGGTAGTAAAGGGTATCAGGCGCGTATAGGACTGGAAGATATCCTGTACCTTCCGGGAGGACATGAGCCGGTAGATAATGTAACGATGGTGCAGTATGCGCTGAGGAGGAGCTATTAG
- a CDS encoding GNAT family N-acetyltransferase translates to MIQTPRLQLLSCSLQHFEWLLQGNDVLAGMLGINVPEHWTEYPEMVLVAYDKLRNNPSMLGWFFYLVIHEEDQCLIGAGGFKGKPDANGMVEIGYEIAPDYRDQGYGSELALGLIGFAFGHSYIQRVIAHTEEDYNASVKILQKAGMHFVGAVKDQEDDRLWQWEITREHFETINKEK, encoded by the coding sequence ATGATCCAAACACCACGCCTACAACTATTGTCTTGCTCACTTCAGCATTTTGAATGGCTGTTACAGGGTAATGATGTTTTGGCCGGCATGCTGGGCATTAACGTTCCCGAGCACTGGACAGAGTACCCCGAAATGGTACTCGTGGCATATGATAAATTACGGAATAACCCATCCATGCTTGGATGGTTCTTTTACCTGGTAATACATGAAGAAGACCAGTGCCTGATCGGTGCTGGTGGCTTTAAAGGCAAACCTGATGCAAATGGTATGGTAGAAATCGGCTACGAAATAGCCCCCGACTACCGCGACCAGGGCTATGGCAGCGAGCTTGCCCTGGGGCTGATCGGGTTCGCTTTCGGACACTCCTACATTCAGCGGGTAATTGCCCACACAGAAGAAGACTATAATGCTTCCGTGAAAATATTGCAAAAAGCAGGTATGCACTTCGTAGGAGCCGTAAAAGACCAGGAAGACGACCGCCTCTGGCAATGGGAAATCACCAGGGAACACTTCGAAACTATCAATAAAGAAAAATAA
- a CDS encoding aminopeptidase C: MKNWIVCAALLCSTAALAQNATNKEGSRYQFTTLKNLDAADVQNQGRTGTCWSFSGLSFFESELLRNGKYKDLNLSEMFVVRKMYPLKATNYVRMHGKANFGEGGGFPDDLLCLREYGLVPQSVYDGNKGASYNHAEMVSLLEGIVKTVGANEKTINPNWTKAVDGVLNAYMGDAPEKFEYNGKTYTSQSFAKELGLNADDYVILTSFTHHPYYKPFVLEVPDNWNWETAYNVPLADFSNIAENAVMNGYTIAWAADVSEKGFNFNSGLAIVPEKEMEDMTPEERKNLFMEPIKEKTITPELRQLAFDNFETQDDHGMHIVGLVKDQNGNKYFRVKNSWGTNNPGNGYFYASAPYFAYKTTSIMVNKKAIPSNIAKKLGIK, from the coding sequence ATGAAGAATTGGATCGTGTGTGCGGCCCTGCTTTGCAGTACGGCAGCACTGGCGCAAAATGCCACCAACAAAGAAGGTAGTCGTTATCAGTTTACTACTTTAAAAAACCTGGATGCTGCAGATGTACAAAACCAGGGACGTACCGGTACCTGCTGGTCTTTTTCCGGCCTCTCCTTTTTTGAATCTGAACTGCTCCGTAATGGCAAATACAAAGATTTGAACCTGAGCGAAATGTTTGTAGTACGCAAAATGTACCCTTTAAAAGCTACCAACTACGTTCGTATGCATGGCAAAGCCAACTTCGGTGAAGGTGGCGGATTCCCCGACGACCTGTTATGCCTCCGCGAATATGGACTCGTACCGCAAAGCGTATATGATGGCAATAAAGGTGCTTCCTACAACCACGCTGAAATGGTAAGCCTGCTGGAAGGGATCGTTAAAACCGTAGGTGCTAACGAAAAAACCATCAACCCTAACTGGACCAAAGCGGTAGACGGCGTATTGAATGCCTACATGGGTGATGCACCTGAAAAGTTTGAGTATAACGGTAAAACATACACGTCTCAGTCATTTGCCAAAGAACTTGGCCTTAATGCAGATGATTATGTAATCCTGACTTCTTTTACCCACCACCCATACTATAAACCATTTGTACTGGAAGTACCCGACAACTGGAACTGGGAAACTGCCTACAATGTACCGCTGGCCGACTTCAGCAATATCGCTGAAAATGCAGTCATGAATGGCTACACCATTGCATGGGCAGCCGATGTGAGTGAAAAAGGTTTCAATTTCAACAGCGGCCTGGCTATCGTTCCTGAAAAAGAAATGGAAGACATGACACCGGAAGAAAGGAAAAACCTGTTCATGGAGCCTATCAAAGAAAAAACTATCACGCCGGAATTACGCCAGCTGGCTTTCGACAATTTCGAAACACAGGACGACCACGGTATGCACATCGTAGGACTGGTTAAAGACCAGAACGGTAACAAATACTTCCGGGTGAAAAACTCCTGGGGGACCAACAACCCCGGTAATGGCTACTTCTATGCTTCTGCTCCCTACTTTGCTTATAAAACCACCAGCATCATGGTGAATAAAAAAGCAATCCCTTCAAATATTGCGAAGAAACTGGGGATAAAATAA
- a CDS encoding glycosyltransferase → MSTTIKPKKILVAPLDWGLGHATRDIPLIHELLNAGCEVVIAAEGKHAALLQQEFPQLTLLHLPGYQIQYAQKGRFFGWKIMQQIPKIIRAVKYEQKWLQKVVEEHQISGIISDNRFGLYHAHVPTVFITHQLLIKTPFGGIVETLLQKINYRFIRKYNACWIPDFAGNNNLSGELAHPHTLPPHTTYLGCLSRFKPKVGVTKKYDLLVLISGPEPQRSNLEKLVLQQIKTLPVSALIVSGKPGSPAREQLTPQVLQVNHLSAAELNEAMLAADMVLSRSGYTTLMDLAKLNKKAILIPTPGQSEQEYLGEYLMEKGYFYSLPQEKFQLKTALDAAARFGFRSFQHDQDMELYKQVVQQFVAALK, encoded by the coding sequence TTGTCCACAACCATCAAGCCAAAAAAAATCCTCGTTGCTCCGCTGGACTGGGGCCTTGGGCACGCCACCCGCGATATTCCGCTGATTCACGAACTCTTAAACGCCGGGTGTGAAGTAGTTATTGCAGCTGAAGGAAAACATGCCGCATTATTACAACAGGAATTTCCCCAGTTAACACTCTTGCATCTACCTGGTTATCAGATACAATACGCACAAAAAGGACGGTTTTTTGGATGGAAAATCATGCAGCAGATCCCCAAAATAATCCGGGCTGTAAAATATGAGCAAAAATGGCTGCAAAAGGTGGTGGAAGAACATCAGATCAGCGGCATCATCTCCGACAACCGGTTTGGACTGTACCATGCACATGTCCCTACAGTGTTCATTACACATCAGCTCCTGATCAAAACCCCTTTTGGCGGGATCGTGGAAACACTCCTGCAAAAGATCAACTACCGGTTTATCCGGAAATATAATGCCTGCTGGATACCGGATTTTGCTGGCAATAACAACTTATCCGGCGAACTGGCGCATCCCCATACGCTGCCGCCGCATACTACCTACCTGGGATGCCTGAGCCGCTTTAAACCCAAAGTTGGGGTAACAAAAAAATACGATCTCCTTGTACTTATTTCCGGACCGGAACCACAACGCTCCAACCTGGAAAAACTGGTACTGCAACAGATAAAAACATTGCCGGTAAGTGCATTGATCGTAAGTGGCAAACCCGGTTCTCCTGCCAGAGAACAATTAACGCCCCAGGTATTGCAGGTAAATCACCTCAGTGCGGCAGAACTGAATGAAGCCATGCTGGCGGCAGATATGGTGCTCAGCCGCTCCGGCTATACCACCCTCATGGACCTGGCCAAACTGAATAAAAAAGCCATCCTGATTCCTACCCCAGGACAGTCCGAACAGGAATACCTGGGCGAATACCTCATGGAAAAAGGATACTTCTATTCATTGCCGCAGGAAAAGTTTCAGCTAAAAACAGCATTGGATGCTGCTGCCAGATTCGGGTTCCGCTCTTTTCAACATGACCAGGATATGGAATTATACAAGCAGGTGGTTCAGCAATTTGTAGCTGCTTTAAAGTAA
- the polA gene encoding DNA polymerase I: MQKKLFLLDAMALIYRAYYALIRNPRVTSTGRNTNAQFGFTTTLLDLINKEKPTHMAVAFDTHAPTERHTTFTDYKANREDAPEDILDAIPDIKRIIEGFNIPVVELDGYEADDVIGTLAWQASDAGYSVYMVTPDKDYGQLVRENVYIYKPPYMGSKEEIMGPKEICEKWQIKDVHQVIDILGLMGDAVDNIPGIAGVGEKTAMKLLAQYGSLENVLDNAATIGGKMGEKIQAGRENAILSKELATIITNVPVAFHEENFCIRETNKEKLTEIFTELEFKTLGRRVLGDTFAGNTTEAPAKPKVTQTDLFGDAVATEAPLPVETGDPIAQILTPDKNIHNTPHQYFLVDTPESRAALITQLLTQKEISFDTETTGTDANDAEIVGMSFAIVKGEGYYIPMPASQEAARAILDEFRPVFENENITFIGQNIKYDMIVLKWYGININSPLFDTMLAHYLIEPEGRRGMDVLSAQYLQYEPVHIEALIGKKGKGQGNMRDVEIEKIKDYAAEDADITLQLKETFAPFLPEKKVDKVFYEIETPLVKVLADMEYEGIAIDTKALSDYSNELQTEIKRAEESVYEQAGVRFNLASPKQLGEVLFEKLQLDPKAKKTRTGQYATGEDVLQKLSYKHKIVEDILVFRELSKLKSTYVDALPLMLNKRTNRVHTSYNQAVAVTGRLSSNNPNLQNIPIRTERGREVRKAFVPRNEEYVLLSADYSQIELRIIAAISGDVHMIEAFQQQLDIHAATASKVYGVPLEEVTAEMRRNAKSVNFGIIYGVSAFGLSENLGIARSEAKTLIDNYFTQYPSIKKYMEDQVKSAQKKGYVETLLGRKRWLKDINSSNAVVRGYAERNAINMPIQGTAADMIKLAMIAVHKAFKQHNFRSRMILQVHDELVFDAHLSEVEQIKPIITDCMRNAMPLVVPVEAEIGSGRNWLEAH; encoded by the coding sequence ATGCAAAAGAAATTGTTCTTACTGGATGCAATGGCGCTTATTTACCGCGCTTATTATGCATTAATCAGAAATCCCCGGGTAACAAGCACCGGGCGCAATACCAATGCGCAATTTGGGTTTACCACTACTTTACTGGATCTCATCAATAAAGAAAAGCCTACGCATATGGCCGTGGCTTTTGATACGCATGCGCCTACAGAACGTCATACCACCTTTACAGACTATAAAGCTAACCGGGAGGATGCTCCGGAGGATATTCTGGATGCCATCCCTGACATCAAGCGCATCATTGAAGGCTTTAATATTCCGGTGGTGGAACTGGATGGATACGAGGCGGATGATGTGATAGGTACCCTCGCCTGGCAGGCATCCGATGCGGGATATAGCGTATACATGGTTACGCCCGATAAGGATTACGGCCAGCTGGTCAGGGAAAATGTATATATCTATAAGCCCCCCTACATGGGCAGCAAGGAAGAGATCATGGGGCCCAAAGAAATCTGTGAAAAATGGCAGATCAAAGACGTACATCAGGTAATAGACATTCTTGGCCTGATGGGCGATGCCGTGGATAACATCCCTGGTATTGCCGGCGTAGGAGAAAAAACGGCCATGAAATTACTGGCGCAATACGGCTCCCTGGAAAATGTACTGGATAATGCGGCTACCATTGGTGGCAAAATGGGTGAAAAAATCCAGGCGGGCAGAGAAAATGCCATCCTGTCTAAAGAACTGGCCACCATCATTACAAATGTGCCGGTAGCTTTTCATGAAGAAAACTTCTGCATCCGTGAAACTAATAAAGAAAAGCTAACAGAAATATTTACAGAGCTGGAGTTTAAAACCCTGGGAAGAAGAGTATTAGGGGATACTTTTGCCGGCAACACTACAGAAGCGCCTGCCAAACCCAAAGTAACACAAACAGACCTGTTTGGCGATGCCGTGGCTACCGAAGCACCACTGCCGGTAGAAACAGGTGATCCCATCGCACAAATCCTCACGCCAGACAAAAACATTCATAATACTCCACATCAATACTTCCTCGTGGATACTCCCGAAAGCAGGGCAGCATTAATCACCCAACTACTGACACAAAAGGAGATCTCCTTTGATACCGAAACCACCGGTACGGATGCTAATGATGCAGAGATTGTGGGCATGAGCTTCGCCATCGTAAAAGGGGAGGGGTATTATATCCCCATGCCTGCCAGCCAGGAGGCAGCACGGGCTATACTGGACGAATTCAGACCTGTTTTTGAAAATGAAAACATCACTTTCATTGGGCAAAATATCAAGTATGATATGATCGTATTGAAATGGTATGGTATCAATATCAACAGTCCGCTGTTCGATACCATGCTGGCCCACTACCTGATAGAGCCGGAAGGCCGCCGGGGGATGGATGTGCTGAGCGCTCAATACTTACAATATGAACCCGTGCATATTGAAGCTCTTATTGGTAAAAAAGGAAAAGGCCAGGGCAATATGCGGGATGTGGAAATAGAAAAGATCAAGGACTATGCTGCGGAGGATGCGGACATTACCCTGCAACTGAAAGAAACTTTCGCACCATTCCTCCCGGAAAAGAAAGTGGACAAGGTATTTTACGAAATAGAAACTCCCCTGGTAAAAGTACTGGCAGATATGGAATACGAGGGCATTGCCATTGATACAAAGGCATTGTCCGACTACTCCAATGAACTGCAAACAGAAATAAAAAGGGCGGAGGAAAGTGTGTATGAACAGGCAGGGGTAAGGTTTAATCTGGCGTCCCCCAAACAATTGGGAGAGGTACTGTTTGAAAAACTTCAACTGGACCCTAAAGCTAAAAAAACACGTACGGGGCAATATGCTACCGGGGAAGATGTATTGCAGAAACTGTCCTATAAGCACAAGATCGTGGAAGATATCCTGGTGTTCCGGGAGCTGAGCAAATTAAAATCTACGTATGTGGATGCGTTACCGCTCATGCTGAACAAACGGACCAACCGCGTACATACTTCTTACAACCAGGCGGTAGCGGTTACCGGCCGCCTTAGTTCCAACAACCCCAATCTGCAAAATATTCCCATCCGTACAGAAAGAGGACGGGAAGTTAGAAAGGCGTTTGTACCACGAAATGAGGAATATGTGCTACTGTCTGCCGACTACTCCCAGATCGAGTTACGTATCATCGCTGCTATTAGTGGTGATGTGCATATGATTGAAGCCTTCCAGCAACAGCTGGATATTCACGCAGCTACTGCCTCAAAAGTATATGGGGTACCACTGGAAGAGGTAACGGCTGAAATGCGCCGTAATGCCAAGAGCGTAAACTTTGGTATCATTTATGGCGTAAGTGCGTTCGGGTTGTCAGAAAACCTGGGCATCGCACGTAGTGAGGCCAAAACATTGATCGACAATTACTTTACCCAGTATCCGTCTATTAAAAAATATATGGAAGACCAGGTAAAGTCAGCACAGAAAAAAGGATACGTCGAAACATTGCTGGGCAGAAAACGCTGGTTAAAGGATATTAACTCTTCCAACGCAGTAGTGCGGGGTTATGCAGAACGTAACGCCATCAACATGCCCATCCAGGGTACTGCCGCGGATATGATAAAACTGGCCATGATAGCCGTACATAAAGCTTTTAAACAACATAACTTCCGCTCCCGCATGATCCTGCAGGTGCATGATGAGTTGGTGTTTGATGCCCATCTCTCCGAAGTGGAGCAGATTAAACCGATCATTACAGATTGTATGCGCAATGCAATGCCACTGGTAGTGCCTGTGGAGGCAGAAATTGGTTCCGGCAGAAACTGGCTGGAAGCGCATTAA
- a CDS encoding FAD-dependent oxidoreductase: MDIRKRKSCFLACLVMATSLVSARPASAAGDPPAKNYDICVYGGTAAGVIAAYTAKKMGKTVLLVEPGKHLGGMTSGGLGMTDIGNKFAVTGLSRDFYRRVGQHYGRFEQWTFEPHVAENILREYIAKANVPVLYGYRIIKANNKQGTIRSITLEKSTDIPSSATNTITAKMFIDCSYEGDLMAKAGVSYTVGREANSQYNETYNGVQLMDKHQFPDGIDPYKTPGNPASGLLWGISGEKLDANGTGDKKLQAYNFRMCLTSDPANRITIAKPANYDPEKYELIARVQAVKPWQQLEEGLNFNHMPNHKTDINNNGYFSSDMIGMNYDYPEASYKKRKEIIKAHEDYTKGLLYYIGNDPKVPQHIRTEMQRWGYPKDEYTDNGNWSFQLYIREARRMVGAYVMTQANCEGGEVVKDGIGMAAYTMDSHNCQRVVVNGMVKNEGDVQIGGFGPYPIAYRSLIPKASDCKNLLVPVCLSATHIAYGSIRMEPVFMVLGQSAAVAAAMAITDKKAIQDINVTALQQKLKEDPLMNGATAEVLVDDADKTGITTTGHWETAKKRGYGSSITYSDGSAGSHIQLTPQIKHNGRYTVYYHNTGWKDKAQEVVFTIPYAGGQKTLPQSLTEHEGEWISLGTYDFKSGAAYPLTISLPNGASGVIVADALLWVPEISN, from the coding sequence ATGGATATACGTAAAAGAAAGTCTTGTTTTTTAGCATGCCTGGTAATGGCAACCTCCCTTGTTTCGGCACGCCCTGCATCTGCAGCAGGCGACCCACCGGCAAAAAATTATGATATCTGTGTATATGGCGGCACCGCAGCGGGTGTAATAGCAGCCTATACCGCCAAAAAGATGGGCAAAACCGTACTGCTCGTAGAACCTGGCAAACACCTGGGCGGCATGACCTCCGGTGGCCTTGGAATGACCGATATCGGCAATAAATTTGCCGTAACCGGCCTGTCCAGAGACTTCTACCGCCGCGTTGGCCAGCACTATGGCAGGTTTGAACAATGGACATTTGAACCACACGTGGCAGAAAATATCCTCCGGGAATATATCGCCAAAGCAAATGTTCCCGTACTCTATGGATACCGTATCATTAAAGCCAATAACAAACAAGGTACCATCCGCTCCATCACCCTGGAAAAGTCAACGGATATCCCCTCCTCCGCTACCAATACCATCACTGCCAAAATGTTTATTGACTGCAGCTATGAGGGTGACCTCATGGCCAAAGCAGGCGTAAGCTATACCGTGGGCAGGGAGGCCAACAGCCAGTATAATGAAACGTACAACGGCGTACAACTGATGGACAAACACCAGTTTCCCGACGGGATCGACCCTTACAAAACTCCCGGCAATCCTGCTTCAGGTTTGCTCTGGGGTATCAGCGGGGAAAAACTGGATGCCAACGGTACCGGCGATAAAAAACTGCAGGCGTATAACTTCAGGATGTGCCTGACCAGCGATCCGGCAAACAGGATTACGATTGCCAAACCGGCAAACTATGATCCTGAAAAATATGAGCTGATTGCCCGTGTACAGGCTGTAAAACCATGGCAACAACTGGAAGAAGGGCTGAACTTTAATCACATGCCCAACCACAAAACAGATATCAACAACAACGGCTATTTCTCTTCCGATATGATAGGTATGAACTACGACTACCCGGAAGCCAGTTATAAAAAACGTAAGGAGATCATAAAAGCGCACGAAGACTATACGAAAGGATTACTGTATTACATCGGTAATGATCCTAAAGTACCTCAGCATATCCGTACAGAAATGCAGCGCTGGGGATATCCTAAGGATGAATACACAGATAATGGCAACTGGTCATTCCAGCTGTATATCCGGGAAGCCCGCAGAATGGTGGGTGCTTATGTGATGACACAAGCCAATTGCGAAGGGGGAGAAGTAGTAAAAGATGGTATCGGTATGGCTGCTTATACGATGGACTCTCATAACTGCCAGCGTGTGGTGGTAAACGGTATGGTGAAGAATGAAGGTGATGTACAGATAGGTGGTTTTGGCCCATATCCCATTGCTTACCGCAGCCTGATCCCTAAAGCCAGCGACTGTAAAAACCTGCTGGTACCCGTGTGCCTTTCTGCTACTCATATTGCCTATGGCTCTATCCGTATGGAACCCGTGTTTATGGTACTCGGACAATCTGCTGCGGTGGCGGCTGCAATGGCGATCACCGATAAAAAAGCCATCCAGGATATTAACGTTACCGCTTTACAGCAAAAGTTAAAGGAAGATCCTTTGATGAATGGTGCTACTGCAGAAGTACTGGTGGATGATGCAGATAAAACAGGGATCACCACTACCGGCCACTGGGAAACAGCAAAAAAACGGGGCTACGGTTCTTCTATTACTTACAGTGATGGCAGTGCAGGCAGTCACATACAATTAACACCACAGATCAAACATAATGGACGGTATACTGTTTACTATCATAATACCGGCTGGAAGGATAAAGCACAGGAAGTAGTATTCACCATTCCGTATGCTGGGGGACAAAAAACCCTGCCACAATCTTTAACGGAACATGAGGGTGAATGGATCTCATTGGGCACCTACGATTTTAAAAGTGGTGCTGCCTACCCATTAACGATCAGCCTACCCAATGGCGCAAGTGGCGTTATAGTGGCAGATGCGCTGTTATGGGTACCGGAAATATCCAACTGA
- the mtgA gene encoding monofunctional biosynthetic peptidoglycan transglycosylase — protein sequence MKLKGIVPRTWRRLKRILLVLFVAQFVYIIILRWVNPPITLTMISSWFSLIGTDKTFHKSWVNYDEISQHTKLAVIASEDQLFLDHDGFDFKSIEMAMKHNQKSKKIRGASTISQQVAKNVFLWQGRSWLRKGLEVYFTFMIEKLWGKQRILEMYLNVAQTGEGVFGVEAAAQTNYNKNAASLNREESAMIAACLPNPVKYTVNPPARITAWRQRRILVQMRNLANDPEIKALVTAP from the coding sequence ATGAAGTTAAAAGGCATTGTTCCCAGAACGTGGCGAAGATTAAAACGTATTTTATTAGTTTTATTTGTTGCACAATTTGTATATATCATCATACTCAGGTGGGTAAATCCGCCGATTACACTCACCATGATATCCAGCTGGTTTAGTCTGATAGGTACAGATAAAACATTTCACAAAAGCTGGGTAAATTATGATGAGATTTCACAACATACCAAGCTGGCGGTAATCGCCAGCGAAGATCAGTTGTTCCTGGACCATGACGGATTTGATTTCAAGTCTATCGAAATGGCCATGAAACACAATCAGAAAAGCAAAAAGATCCGGGGAGCCAGCACGATCAGCCAGCAGGTAGCAAAAAATGTATTCCTCTGGCAGGGACGTAGCTGGCTCCGCAAAGGACTGGAAGTGTATTTTACTTTTATGATTGAAAAGCTATGGGGCAAACAACGTATCCTCGAAATGTATCTCAACGTAGCGCAAACAGGAGAGGGCGTTTTTGGGGTAGAAGCAGCCGCACAAACAAATTATAATAAAAACGCTGCCAGTCTTAACAGGGAAGAGTCTGCGATGATAGCTGCCTGCCTGCCCAACCCCGTAAAATATACGGTTAATCCTCCTGCCCGTATCACGGCCTGGCGCCAACGCAGAATCCTGGTACAAATGCGCAACCTGGCCAATGATCCCGAGATTAAAGCACTGGTAACTGCTCCATAA